The following nucleotide sequence is from Salvia splendens isolate huo1 chromosome 2, SspV2, whole genome shotgun sequence.
AACTGGCGCATTCGCTAAAGTGAACAAATAGCCAGTAGTAGATCTTCgcttatccaaatcaccagcatagtcggaatcacaatatccaactgcaaaatgaccaagtgatttatcctgctcaaacaacaaaccaatatctacagtatctttgatataccgcagaatccatttcacagcttgccaatgaccctttcctggatcatgcatgtatctgctcacagtaccaacggcctgtgaaatgtctggtcttgtacacaccattgcatacatcaagcttccaactgcATTAGCATAGGGAACCTTCGCCATATATTCTCGCTCATCTTCCGTATTTGGAGATAACTGAGAACTAAGTTTCAAATGAGGAGCAAGTGGGGTACTTACAGGTTTGGAATCATCATTTATACCAAAACGCTGTAGTACTTTGGTCAAATACTGCTTCTGTGTCAGCCAAAGCTTGCCTCCTTCTCTATCTCTTGTTATCTCCATGCCGagaatcttcttggcttcccccaaatccttcatctcgaactctttactcaactgagccttcaatctgtcaatttcaacttggctctttgatgctatcagcatatcatcaacgtataagagtaggtagatgtaggaaccatcttgaagtctgcgcaaatacacacagtggtcgtatttgcttcttgtgtacatctgatccttcataaacttgtcaaaccgtttgtaccactgtcttgaagactgcttcaatccgtacaacgatttgttcaacttgcaaacccaattttctttaccagcaaccttgaatccctccggttgggtcatatagatttcctccttcagatcaccgtgtaaaaacgcggtcttcacatcaagttgagctagctccaaattcaactgcgctaccaaagccaacaaaattctaatggaggaatgtttaacaacaggagaaaatacctcattgtaatcaattccctccTTCTGGGCGTAGCCTTTAGCTACCAATCTTGCTTTGTAGCGAACATCATCTCTGTCAGGAAATCCCTCTTTCTTTGCAAAAacccatttacatccaattgccttcctgcctttcggcaatggcatcagcttccacgtcttgttcttctgaagagattgcatctcttcttccaaagcacctttccaaccatcgctttctgaactttcaatagctttcgaaaagatacatggaacatcatcaacaactggaagcgcatatgctaccatatccgcaaatcgagcaggtttcttgttttcccgcctcgttcgcctaactgcaattggctctgattgctgcgaaggttcttggggtggaacctcttcatcatctgactcttcttcttccgtaggagagtcatttgtggtgttcgtagttgggatcacaactgcttcttcgaactccacctgcttcggtgtatactccacctgctgcgaagtatcactactatttggatttaccttattcaacatggaagattcatcaaaggtaaCATCCCTACTTACAATCGTCTTCTTAGACTCCAAACACCATAACCGATATCCTTTAACACCAGCACTGAAACCCATAAACAAAGCCTTCTTTGCACGTGGATCCAATTTTGACTCAGtcacatgataatatgcaatagaaccaaaaatacgcaaataatcataatcagttgctggtttaccggaccatacctctaaaggagtcttgccatcaatggcagaacatggcaaacgattgacaatgtgttgagcgTATGAGATGGCCTCAGCCCAAAATGTCCTGTCCAGCCCAGCATTAGACAGCATACAACGAACTTTCTCCACTAGTGTTCGATTCATACGCTCTGAcactccattctgctgtggtgtatttctcactgtgaagtgccgaactatgccacactcctggcatacatcttggaaaggatcactcttgtattctccaccgttgtctgatcggagaaccttgatcttcctccccatctgattttcaacttgagctttccatttcagaaaaatcccaaggacttcatttttgctcttcatagtgtacacccaaactctcctggaaaaatcatcaacaaaagtgacaaaatagtgtctacctccaagtgacggagtcttggcaggtccccacacatcTGAGTGCACGTAATCCAAAATGCCCTTCGTATTATGGATTGCAGTGCCAAATTTCACTCTTCGTTGTTTTCCCAGAACGCAATGCtcgcaaaactctaatttgcaagacttcgtacctttcaataatctttgcttggcgagaatttgcaatgatctctcaccagcatgtcccaatcgcaaatgccaaagcttcgtcgcctctgcatccttcttgttactcgaagttgcagttgctactgtcccaacaactgtactaccttgatagtaatacaaattgttcttcctcacacctttcagcatcaccaatgctcctgaagttgctttaagaattccatctcgcatcatcacaactaggcctttcgattctaaggcccccaatgagatgagattcttcttcaactggggcacgtaccgcacatccttcaaaattcTGGTGGATCCATCCTGATTCCGTAGCTTGATTGAGCCTATCCCGGCTGTCTTACATGGACTATCGTTTCCCATGTAAACAAGTCCGCCATTGAGTTCTTCAACATCAAAGAACCACTCCCTGATGGGACACATATGATAGGtgcaacctgaatccaatatccactcatctggatgcgatgttgaaggtgaaaccgtcaaagaacaatctgactccgcatcatttttgcattcagcaacatttgcatcttgcgaagccttttctttcttcttcaactttgggcagtctttcttccaatgtcctttctcataacagaaagcacactcatctttggcaactcgccttttcgatttggaccttcctcttctctcctttgatcggccttgttgacgacctcttgccactaatgcttcatctgtaactgctttgcctttcattttatctgcctttcgcaattcatgactatacaaagcagaacatacagtatctaaagacacattctctttaccgtggagtaatgtggtctccagatgttcaaattcatcaggtagagacgacaacaacatcaatgTCAGATCCTCATCCTCAAATTTCACATCTAAATTTAGCAGGTCTGCTACTAATTGGTTAAACAAAGTAATGTGTTCATTCATAGTGGTACCTGATCGGTATTCAAATTGgaacaaccttttcttcataaggAGCTTATTCTGACCACTTTTCTTCAGAAATTTGTCCTCCAGTGTCTTCCACAATCTATGTGCAGAAGTCTCATTCTTGACAGCATACTTCTGCTCCCTGGATAGACACGGCCGAATTGTTCCACAAGCTAACCGATTTATGGTACTCCAatctttatcatctatatcttctggtttcttttcttcaatggcaatgtcaagaccttgctggaaaagagagtctagaacctccccctgccacataccaaaatggccagtaccgtcaaatatctccaccgtcaatttcatatttgacagtggaaacctcgaccacgatgacgaagaactagccttgttttcttgatcattacccgccattacagactcaaaataaagtattcaatattacaaacaaacagaaccaaggacgaacctttggctctgataccacttgttgagaaaaccgggtaattttctctcaaatagtgaaatgaaccgattcagtaatttcagagttaacccactggggtctactcgataaaattacttctccaaataaattctttggaaagactggcgaggacactgtccctcttaaataccagattcctatcagaatttatcagtcggtgtatttatcacaatataaaaacacccaaaagaaccgtacaaaacactactaccaaacccgcaaataatattgaatacaatactactacagaaaataaacccagaaataaatgcggaacaaaatagataataaagaaagaacacacccggaactttgataacggagttcggccaaattgcctacgtctccgagcaccctctgcagagcccacttatatatttaaatggagAAGAGTACAATTTGGGATAATTTACAAAGTGGGGGGTGAGCTCCTTTTATAGGCAGCCACACCCCCAAACAATTATCaacccaccgatgtgggatttGGATTTTGGCAAATTTCAACAATAATAGCTAAGGCAATATGATGCATGAGCAATAAAACAAATCCCCcttccacaaaaaaaaaaaagaaaatcaatcaaACAAAAAGTCACATGGAATTCCAGAATCCCATAATATAAAAGTTATAGTTGAAATAAAGCCACTATAATAGTtcattttttcataaaattatatAGCCAAAATTTCACATTCATGGCAAAGACCAAAATACTATCTACAAAGTTTTGTTGTGTGTTTGTGAACAAGTCTCAGAGGAAGTGATCAACCATGAAGAAACTACCAGAAAATGGAAGCGACGAAGCTCAATATAAATCAGCAACTGATCAAATTAGCTTCGATTATGCGATCACATGAGTCCTACACAAAACTAATTGTTTCTAGTGTTCCtgaggaaaaaaaatcaagtaaaACAGTCGGCATCACCAGCAACGTTATACACACACCATACAAGAGATCGATGAGGCTCAATATCAATCAACAACTGCTATAATTAGCTGCGATCACGCGAATCCCATGAACAAATATTAATCAACAACTGCTAAAATTAGCTTCGATCACACTAATCCTTTGattatttcacaaaattaattgtCTCTACTGTTCCTAAGGAACAGAAATTAGGTAAAACAGTTGACATCACCAGCAACTTATACACACCACAGAAGAGATGAAGAAGCTCAATATCAACCAACAACTGCTAAAACTAGCTGCGATCATATGAATTCATATGGTCACCAGCAACATCACACACACAAGCACGCACCTGCGGTGGAGCTGAGAAACGGCGACGGAATCGCGAGAGCGGATCTGGCCAGCTAACCTTTTCCCCAAATTCGCCAGTACACGAGTGCGCTGCAAATTAGCGGCCATACAAGTATCGATCGATCAGAGTCTCTGCAGAGAGAGAGGTTTTTAAAAATCTAGAGTGTTTGAGAGAGAAAGCCAAGTTACTGGGAAGCATTGAAAATGGAGGGACCCTTTCGCTTTTATAGAGGGAGAATGGATAGTGTGTGTTGACTGTCGCATTGTGCTGCCATGGCCACCACCTACCACCGTAGTACGGACGGAGTTTCATGATTCCGTTAACTCTGGACGGAATTCGTCAcggtatatttttattaatggaaTATGCTCTCTAGGACTCTACCTATCCGTTTAGGCTCTCGTTTATTGAATATAATGATGAATAATAATTTGCCCAGCTATTGTTTCTTAATCCTATCCCTTAAATTACGTTGATTCAAAAAGTGCACATGTGGGAAGAAATGAGAATATGTTGAATCATAGATTGATAGCTTTGCCGATTCAAAAAGTGCACATGTGGGAAgaaatgagaatatgtttaatCATAGATTGATAACTTTGCCGATTCAAATACTAGTTCAGTTTGTAACCATGGTCATGAGCACTAAGAAGTTGGTCACtaaaaattaatagtactataatgCTACGTGACGAAATGAGTGGTGTGTTATTACATGGTGATACATGTGAACACAATATATTTTACTATCCACAACATTGGTGGAGCACGTAGTCATGTGTTCAAAAAGTCTTGATACTTGTGCATAACAGCAAATCTAATGTACGTTATTATAAGTAATCTTCATcgttaaattatattatatgcCATAAAGGTTGATTAAGGTATCTTAACCTTCCTTTAATTATTAATTCGAGATTGGATTTAGTTCTTAGCAAAGTACAGATCGTGCAGATCTTAACTCCGTTATCCACTTATCCGTTGAAAACTTGAAATCCAACGTGGCGGGATCAATTTTCGAGGCGATGCGTCGAATGACTCTTCTACCCTTCATAGCATGATGTAATTACCAAGGGGTGGATTGAAGAGGCGTCTCAATTTTTTGTGGCGACACGTGGCACCTCATTTTATAACACGCAGGGTACGCGGAGTTGAAAAAAACTACCTTAGAGCATCTTCAGTGGTCGGCCGAAAaacaatagctcagccatagctcAGTCATGCCATATCAGCAGTACTAAATTCCTCCTGTCATATCAGCTGGACAAGCAACTGGCCAAGCAATAGCACAGCCATAaccttgccacatcatcatcactaaaaacaaataattaaataatcatacaaaatacggaattaaatttacgacacatatacgggaaaattctctaataatattaaaattttaaaatacattaattaaaaaaaagtaaaaaaaaattacattacttaaaaaaaaaattggctcGCCTGttcctcgccgatcgggaggctgcaatagcggcgagccgatcggcgagAGAACCGCGGGAATCGGCGTGCCCTCGCCGAAATTCTCACCGATTTGGCgatcgccggctgcaatagtttgGCGGGCCGCTCGCTCGCCGACCACTTGAGATGCTCTTATGCATGCGACCTATCCAGACTTACTGTGGACTTGTCATCATCATATTCTTCGTAATTATATTGACGACTTTGATttgtttattaatataatacgTATTCTATTTCTTTGTTACTACATCTACATTCTGTATTCTAATATTATCTTGATAATATCCGTCAAAGTATACATGTTCAGAATCTGACCGTTAATTAGTGGAGTAGTATGTTTTCTGTTTCATACTTATACCCCGTATAATGTTGaatttatggagtatattaGTATACGATTAGATTGATAGAGCTCGatgattaattttaaatattgttacatatatacaatttaattatttttatatatgagTCTTGATCTTTACTTTTAATCATCAATTGCACAATTAGAATACTAACTGAGTTATCCAACTCGGGCAGAATCATGTAAAtcaatagtagtactaatttgaTTGGAATTATTGGAGTGTATGTCGAGTAATCCACCAGAGACAGAATCATGTAAATCAAATAGGAGTATTTGAGTacgttaaattatttttatcaagggttttcaacaaattttaatttatagcctccattttgattttttatatagCTTGAACTTTGAGAATATCTGATTATAGCCAAAATCACGCAAAAACTAATGTAATCGATGTCAAATTTTGATCACGGTGAAAATCAGAGATGAAACATGAAGAACaagagaggaaaagaagaagatgttgcTGCCATTGATGGAGAATATTTACAGAGATGGAAAGAACCGAAACTTCACTATGGACTACATTTTGTCAAGTTGTTTTTACAATGAACCATGAAATGCCTATATATAGCTAATCAACCAACCGACTAACCGCCTTCCTAACTAATTCATAATGGCTAGTCCACGTCATACTTCGAGTTGCCATCTTCTAGCTGCATGCCTCTCTAATAATCGatgtttttttacaaaattagaCCTCAATCGGCGACAAGTCACCATGAAACTAAAGAAATATTCAATAAGTCGTAGTCAATTGTCATAAGTCCAACATAGTATGGTCAAAATCTCACTTAAAACTTAGCACTTCTTAACTAACCTTAAGAAGAGTCGGACCACATTGGTGGTCCGATTATGATGGGAAACTTGTAACTAAAAATTCTCTTAAATATGTAATACATTAGGCATCGGTTTACATGATCAATCGTTGTTTTAGGTGTTTATTACCAAATCACAAGTATCACACTTTAAGTGTGATTGGTGACTACTATCGTTGTTTTATTTAAGATATAGTATATTTTCTtcctattattttttataaattaatctaataataattctttatttatcTCTATTATGAACAAATCCTGAATTATCGAATGCATGACAATATTATACCAATTGAGTTGTATACTGTTGTCACCTTTTCTTCTTAAATTTATTCCAAATAAATGTCATCTTTtttattaacatattttattatatgtcATTCACTTAAATCGCCACGTTGATGGAAAATAAATGATATACCGAGCCTAGAACTATATGGAAAAGTCGAAagctaaataaataaaataaatgaaaaaacgaAGGTTTGCAATAATACAGAATCCAAGATGGATAACATAGTTGAGGAGAATAAACATGGTGACGTGTTGTCATTCTAGTGGTCAGTTTCCTAAAACCCCAATAGAGGGCGTGTGGCTCTCCTCTCCTAACCCAATCTCACAAATCCAATCCCAACCAACAATCCTCCACCTGTCTCACACACACCACACACAGTGAGAACTGAGCCATGGCTGCTTCCTCTTCCTACACAGTCTCTCTCAACACCAACACTTCCAATCTCTTACACCCTCAATTTCAGGTATACACTATTTCCTCTGCATTTTCAAGTATTTTTTTGTTTGTAATAATGAATTAAAGTTGTCGGGATCAGAAAAGCAGTTTCCAAGGGGTGTCAGTTCAAGAAGGGAAAAGGGGTGTGTTCAATCCACTTGTTTTGGAGGGAATTGGCAGTGTGACGAGTGTGAAAAGGAGAGGGTTTGAGATCAGTGCAAGAGCTGGAACTGCCAAGAAtattgaggttgaggttgataAGCCATTGGGATTGACTCTAGGCCAAAAGCAAGGTGGTGGAGTTGTCATCACTGTGAGTAATAATCTCTATCGTTCCATTGCTTTTGACAATATTATTGCAAGATACACTATGAGACAAGTAAAGACTGAATCATGCATTGTTTGGTTTGATAGATAGTTTTAATACATATGAGAAGAAACTTGCTAATTTGCTCACATActactttttatcattttctttCCCCTTAATTAGGTATCGTTCAGTTGCTTTGACAATAATATAGCCAGATACAAGTATGAGACGAATCATGACATAGAATATTGTTTTGTTTGAAAGATGGTTTTAAAACATATGAGAAGGATAGTAGTACTTGCTAGTGTACACTTCTTATATTTTCTTTCCCCTTAATTTGAAGTCAAGATTATTTTTATTAGAGGAGAAATGGTATGACTCTTCATTTATGTTGTGAGCTTCAATCTCATAAATCGAACATAATACAGATTCAATAATGATTTCAATGTTTTCAACCGAACGACTCCTTATAATACAGGAGTTCAATAATAGATTATGCCTTGTTTGTTAGGTGCTATGGAAAGAGGACTTACGATATAGGCCTTTCATTTCTTAGATAAAAGTTAAGGATCGTTATGTCCTTTATTTTGCTTACTAGAGTTTCAGGTTTGAAGCATTTTCAGTGATAAAACAAGTACTATTTCCTAATAAGTGTCATATTTTTTAAGGGTGCATATTCAATTTTGTTTCGttgttttatcattttatacgAAAGTATCTCAACCTTACGATTCAGGCTGTCGAAAACGGAGGGAATGCAGCACGAGCCGGGCTGAAGGCTGGGGACCAAGTGCTCTACACAAGCAGCTTCTTTGGTGATGAGCTTTGGCCTGCTGATAAGCTTGGATTTACCAAAACTGCCATTCAGGCTAAGCCTGATTCTGTTTATTTTGTTGTCAGCaggtttttaattttatgtttttcaaTGGAAGTGTTTTGACGTTGTGGTTGAATTGATTAAATTATGACCTCTTTTGGTGCAGAGGGGCCGAAGTTGATGTGAAAAGGCTACCTAAGCGTCCCGCTCCGCCTGCATTTGGGAGGAAACTCACCGATTCGCAAAAGGCACTATTTCTCTCTTAGTTATACACTCTCAGAATTATCCTTGCACAAACACGTATGAATTCGAAATAAATCGCGTGTTTCAGGCTCGTGCTACTCACATTTGCCTCGATTGTGGATACATTTACACCCTTTCAAAGCCCTTCGATGATCAAGTAAGTTTTTTGCTTTTATAGTTATAAAATCTTCAAACCAAAATGAGATACTATAATTTTTGTTTCGTTGGCGAGTGCAGCCGGACGAGTACGCGTGCCCGCAGTGCAGAGCACCAAAGAAGAGGTTTGCAAGGTATGATGTGGAGACAGGGAAGGCTATTGGTGGAGGTGCAAATTTGCCCATTGGAGTCATCATAGGCCTTCTTGTTGGTGTTGGTGGTGTCGGAGCTTTGCTTGTTTATGGCCTTCAGTAATACAATTATTTTCTATTACTACTATCAATCTTTTCTTTTGTCACACCTCTATTAAATTCttccaaatatatatacaaacatCTTTGACAGATATATATTGTTGCTCAATCTATTTAACTTGATACTGACACAAGCTGGGGAATTGGATTCCTATCCAAATCTTTGAGAGATATATATTGTTGCTCAATCTATTTAATTTCCACACCAACTCCCCACTTTAATTCTACGCAAAATTGAAAATACATGTGATCCATGCatatgaaaataaagaaaattagttgaaaaaatcatgaaatttgagTTTGTTATCAATTATTTTACGACAAAAAGAAACAAGTCGTTGATGTGTATCATATTGTTGATGTTTTTCAACGAAACAATGTCGTTTTCTTTGAATAGACTATATAGTTTAACTCATCACCACCAATAACGTTCATGTATCAGTATGATTCTTTGATTACCATAACATTTTTTCATCATGTTCttatgaaaaaaaatccaaactttATAGTTTTCAATcgatttttattattgtggaacCTAATTTATAGCataaaatcaagaaataaatcAAAGACCATGTATAAATTCGTTTCCGCTAGATGTAATTACTTTTTATAGGCATCatatacacattaaaaaattataattgtgTTATATAACGTGTCTCTCCTCTCTTTTCCACCGAAATATCACATGGTATCCATCGATATTCACAAAATATAACAATTCACGTGTCATCTTATTTTTATAGTTGAGTATTCAATCAAGATGACAAATGACAAAGGTGTTGGTCTCTTGTATCCAAATGTATGAAAATAACGAATTCACTGTGTTATTTACTAGTAGATGTAAGATCaagttcattatttattggCATACTAATAATTGTCAAAATCCATTATGATAACACTGACTAAATTGTTTTACTATAAAGccaaaagaagagaaaaaagaattACATTTTTAATTAGTGGTGCTGTAATCACtattattcaatcaatcaatTCTATGAGTACTATATTTCAATTCACAGGGTTATATTTGTTGTATTTTTGCctatttgaattttaaattctATGTAAGTATATACTTTAATAAAATAcgcattatattttaatttatgatgtGGGTTTAAAGCCTAATCCAAATGGTGGATGTGAGACCATCAAAATTATTTGATTAATTTCAAGCTCATTAATACTCCTTCATTAAACGCAACTCCTTCAATAAATGCAATAAATCGAAAGATATGACTAAGcagtaataaaacaaataaaataccaaaagatacttcaaaataaatatttcaatttacaaaatatgaaaaaaaaatattagtaatatatcaTCTTGTCTTTATTTAATCCAAAAACTGAACTCAGATATTCAAATTacagaaaacaacaaaaatcatctctctctctctctcaatagAAGAATCTCAGTTGGCACTTGCCACAAATCCTTTCTTTTACTCGATGCATATACTGCAACACTTTTACTCAATGCTATAGGTTTTTCTTCAAAAAAAGCAGCCGTTTTTTCAATACAGAGAAAgctttagagagagagaagagaaggaaTGGAGAGACGAGTGATTTTAGTGTGCTGTGTTGTGGGTTTTCTTGGGCTGTTATCTGCTGCCACAGGCTTTGCTGCTGAGGCTAAGAGGATTAAGGTAGATTTTTGCTTTACTCAAATTTCACTTTTTGCTTTTTTATGTTTGCAT
It contains:
- the LOC121793008 gene encoding uncharacterized protein LOC121793008 is translated as MAASSSYTVSLNTNTSNLLHPQFQKSSFQGVSVQEGKRGVFNPLVLEGIGSVTSVKRRGFEISARAGTAKNIEVEVDKPLGLTLGQKQGGGVVITAVENGGNAARAGLKAGDQVLYTSSFFGDELWPADKLGFTKTAIQAKPDSVYFVVSRGAEVDVKRLPKRPAPPAFGRKLTDSQKARATHICLDCGYIYTLSKPFDDQPDEYACPQCRAPKKRFARYDVETGKAIGGGANLPIGVIIGLLVGVGGVGALLVYGLQ